The Mycolicibacterium duvalii DNA window GGAAACGGCGCAGCGCGCCGGGCTCCTGCGGGAAGTCCACCAGGAAATAGTGCTTGAGGCCCAGGTGTACCAGGGAGCGTTCGAGCACCTCGCCGTAGCGCGACACGTCGTTGTTGCCGCCGGAGATCAGGCAGACCACCGTCGAGCCCGGTTCGATGTCGGCGTCGAGCAGCGCGGCCACCGACAGGGCGCCGGCCGGTTCGGCGATGATGCCCTCGTTCTGATAGAGGTCGAGCATTGCGGTGCACACCGCGCCTTCGTCGACGGTGGTCATCGACACCATGTCACCGGCGGCGGACAACACCGCGAACGGCAGGGTGCCGACCCGCGCGACCGCCGCGCCGTCGACGAACTGGTCGACGTGGTCGAGGGTGACGGGTGTGCCGCCGGCCAGCGCGGCCACCACCGAGGCCGCCCCCGCCGGCTCCGCGCCCAGCACCGATGTGGCGGTGGTGCGCTCGGCGAAATAGGTTGTCATGCCGCTGATGCAGCCGCCGCCACCGACCGGCACGATCACCAGGTCGGGTTCGCCGCCGAGCTGCTCGAGGATCTCAACGGCGATGGTGCCCTGACCGGCCATCGTGCGCAGGTCGTCGTAGGGCGGAACCAGAGTTGCACCGGTGCGGGCCACGTCGTCGAGCGCGGCCTGGGCGGCCATGTCGTAGGTCTTGCCCCCGACGATCAGGTCGATGAAGTCGCCGCCGTGGTAGCGAATCCGGCTGCGCTTCTGCTTCGGCGTCTTGGCGGGGACATACACCCTGCCCCGGATCCCCATCGACCGGCATGCCAGCGCAAACCCCTGCGCATGGTTGCCGGCCGATGAGCAGACCACCCCGGCGGCGGTCTCCTCGGCGCCGAGCTGCATGAGCAGGTTGTAGGCGCCGCGCAGCTTGTAGGACCGCACGGCCTGCAGGTCCTCGCGCTTCAGGTACACCTGGGCACCGGTGATGTCGGACAACCGGTCGCTGAACTGCAGGGGCGTCTGGGTGACCACGCCGGCGATTCGCCGCGCAGCCTCGTCGATGTCCGCCGCGCACAGCGGCGAGCGCTCGTCGGCAGTCATCTTCTCCTCGCGCGAGCGCTCGTCGGCAGCCATCTTCTCCTCGCGCGAGCGCTCGTCGGCCGGATCGAGGCGGTACTGCCGGCTCAGCTCGGTGGACACCGGTCAATGGTGCCACTGAGCAGCGGTCAAGCGGAAACCGGATTTCCCGCCCGGCCGGCGACGCCCACCGGAAGCCCGCAGACAAGCCAGCCGAAACAGCCGCCCCACATCCGGTGTTTCGGGTGGCCGAAAACTTGCATAAGGGTTATCGTCGACACCATGACCACGGCTGAACACGCCCGCGACCTCGGCGCTCGGCGCGCCGCGACGGTCTCGATCGCCGGTGTCCCGTGGCCGCTGTACAAGGTGGTGGCGTTGATCGTCGGGCTCGCCACTTTCATCGTGGTCGGCGCGATCGCGGCCTCCGCCGCGCCCGCGGTGCTCATCGGCGCCGGGGCGGCCACCCTGGCCTGGATCGGCGGTTCGTTGATCGGCTCTGTGGGCTACGGGAGCTGAGCGTCGGCCGCGACGAGCGCGCGCAGCAGGACATTCGCGCCGAGCACCAGGTCACTCGGGTCGGTCGCCTCGTCCGGCGAGTGGCTGACGCCCCCCACGCTCGGGACGAACACCATCGCCATCGGCGCTATCGCCGACATGACCTGGGCGTCATGACCCGCCCCGCTCGGTAGCTCCAGCCACGGCACCTCCAGTTCATCGGCTGCATCGATGATGTGCTCCGTGAGCCGCCGATCCGTGGCGACCGGGCTCTGACAGGTACCGGGTGTCAGGGTGATCAGCGTGCGGGTCCGGCGGGCGATGTCGGTCACTTCCCGATCCAGGCGCGCGTACGCGTCGGCAATCCGCTCGGCCCTGCCGTCACGGATGTCGACACCGAGCAGCGCCTCCCCCGCAACCACGTTGCGCGCTCCCGTCCGGAGGCCGAGGACGCCAGTGGTCGCGACCCGTACGTGGCCGTCGGTGGCCAGCCGTTCCACCGCGAGCACCACGCGCGCGGCGGCCACCGCGGCGTCGCGACGATGGTTCATCGGGGTCGAGCCGGCATGGTTGGCCTCGCCGGTGATCGTCACGGCAACACTCAGCTGGCCGGTGACCTCGGTGACCACCCCGATACGTGCGCCCTCCGAATGCAGTACCGGGCCCTGCTCGATGTGCAACTCGATGAAGCCGGCGATCCGGTCCGGTGACCACCTGGCGTCGGCGATACGCTGCGGATCACCGCCCGCGGAACGGATCCGCTCGGCGAGCGTGACGGCTCCGTCACCGGGCCGGGCCAGGTCCTCGGGTGTGAGCAGCCCGGCCAT harbors:
- the ilvA gene encoding threonine ammonia-lyase IlvA, translating into MTADERSPLCAADIDEAARRIAGVVTQTPLQFSDRLSDITGAQVYLKREDLQAVRSYKLRGAYNLLMQLGAEETAAGVVCSSAGNHAQGFALACRSMGIRGRVYVPAKTPKQKRSRIRYHGGDFIDLIVGGKTYDMAAQAALDDVARTGATLVPPYDDLRTMAGQGTIAVEILEQLGGEPDLVIVPVGGGGCISGMTTYFAERTTATSVLGAEPAGAASVVAALAGGTPVTLDHVDQFVDGAAVARVGTLPFAVLSAAGDMVSMTTVDEGAVCTAMLDLYQNEGIIAEPAGALSVAALLDADIEPGSTVVCLISGGNNDVSRYGEVLERSLVHLGLKHYFLVDFPQEPGALRRFLDDVLGPNDDITLFEYVKRNNRETGEALVGIELASASDLEGLLERMQASECHIELLEPGSPTYRYLT
- a CDS encoding Zn-dependent hydrolase gives rise to the protein MTSSGCDLAVAAEHVVDRLDALAAIGADPAGGVTRLAYSPEDVHARETVARWMAEAGLQVWIDQATNLFGRLPGSDPGAGALLSGSHLDSVTRAGALDGPAGVVAALAVAQALCASGTTLRHDLVVVAFSNEEGTRGTPGMVGSKAMAGLLTPEDLARPGDGAVTLAERIRSAGGDPQRIADARWSPDRIAGFIELHIEQGPVLHSEGARIGVVTEVTGQLSVAVTITGEANHAGSTPMNHRRDAAVAAARVVLAVERLATDGHVRVATTGVLGLRTGARNVVAGEALLGVDIRDGRAERIADAYARLDREVTDIARRTRTLITLTPGTCQSPVATDRRLTEHIIDAADELEVPWLELPSGAGHDAQVMSAIAPMAMVFVPSVGGVSHSPDEATDPSDLVLGANVLLRALVAADAQLP